In Acidobacteriota bacterium, the following are encoded in one genomic region:
- a CDS encoding polyprenol monophosphomannose synthase, giving the protein MSPSLSIVVPTYNERGPLAELVAAVFAVLARHAIDGELVVVDDHSPDGTGALADELATRHPMRVVHRAGKLGLGTAVIEGFAAAAAPIVGVMDADLSHPPDLLPRMLEAFDRHGADFVIGSRYLPGGGTKNWPASRLLMSRVACLLARPVTPVRDPTSGFFFLRRELAEGVRIEAGGFKICLELLVRGRATAIVEVPYVFAGRTLGESKMNLREALGYVHQLRALARVRYSRDGRALRRTYRRLPPG; this is encoded by the coding sequence GTGTCGCCGTCCCTGTCGATCGTCGTTCCCACCTACAACGAGCGCGGGCCGCTCGCCGAACTCGTGGCCGCGGTCTTCGCCGTGCTCGCCCGCCACGCCATCGACGGTGAGCTCGTCGTCGTCGACGACCACTCGCCCGACGGCACCGGCGCGCTCGCCGACGAGCTCGCGACCCGCCACCCGATGCGCGTGGTGCACCGGGCGGGCAAGCTCGGCCTCGGGACGGCGGTGATCGAGGGCTTCGCCGCCGCGGCGGCCCCCATCGTCGGCGTGATGGATGCCGACCTCAGTCACCCGCCCGACCTGCTGCCGCGCATGCTCGAGGCGTTCGATCGCCACGGCGCCGACTTCGTGATCGGGAGCCGGTACCTGCCCGGTGGGGGGACGAAGAACTGGCCCGCCTCGCGCCTGCTGATGTCGCGTGTCGCCTGCCTGCTGGCCCGGCCGGTGACCCCGGTGCGCGATCCCACGTCGGGCTTCTTCTTCCTTCGGCGCGAGCTGGCCGAGGGCGTCCGGATCGAGGCGGGCGGCTTCAAGATCTGCCTCGAACTGCTCGTGCGCGGGCGGGCCACGGCCATCGTCGAGGTGCCGTACGTCTTCGCCGGCCGCACGCTCGGCGAGAGCAAGATGAACCTGCGCGAGGCGCTGGGGTACGTGCACCAGCTTCGGGCGCTGGCCAGGGTCCGCTACAGTCGCGATGGCCGGGCGTTGCGGCGGACCTACCGGCGACTGCCGCCAGGTTGA
- a CDS encoding glycosyltransferase family 39 protein, with amino-acid sequence MMRLFVLLFVLLAGLRLPALVQPAGADQGLYAYVGQRILEGGLPYRDAWDQKPPGVHYAYAAMYGLWPDAAVIGATDLLVAVLTALALVALGRRLAGGRGAGEVAALIFLLLSNPAFTRLGGVRVRGQSEIFIGLAITLACLALWAGCQTRRDGHPARRGWVALAGALVGIAFLFKYNAAAYGLAMLVGALVLGGDVRTSTGERFLARAWPLAAGFLVPVAVLVAGFAAGGALDDLYHATITYNLFYSGETYGGWLAFVTYLFTFPVRHAWLDSFWWLGGLGAAALALGSVRDPARLVVPAWVAAACLSIAINGGRGLPQYFVQAGPALALAAGLLLAGAWRHAGPLGRAILCALVAVGLWRVTPFDKAFETTRHDLRMTLGQVSRDDYLARFGDLDAGDKYSALAMKQLADHLRSATRPDDHVLLFGFSPDALVQARRLSATRFFWSRPVIVGFEAGRAGYGVEGLLAELEATRPPVVVLQARDWDPDGPDSLTYFLGEPRLAGWLGEHYAPAPALGQFKLWTRRVEAGP; translated from the coding sequence ATGATGCGACTCTTCGTGCTCCTGTTCGTGCTGCTCGCGGGGCTGCGCCTGCCGGCGCTGGTGCAACCGGCGGGTGCCGACCAGGGGCTCTACGCCTACGTCGGCCAGCGCATTCTCGAGGGCGGGCTGCCCTATCGCGATGCCTGGGACCAGAAGCCCCCAGGCGTCCACTACGCCTACGCGGCGATGTACGGGCTCTGGCCCGACGCCGCCGTCATCGGCGCGACCGACCTCCTGGTCGCGGTCCTCACCGCGCTGGCGCTCGTCGCGCTCGGCCGTCGGCTGGCGGGCGGACGAGGCGCCGGCGAGGTGGCGGCGCTGATCTTCCTGCTGCTCTCCAACCCGGCGTTCACACGGCTGGGCGGCGTGCGGGTTCGGGGTCAGTCGGAGATCTTCATCGGCCTCGCCATCACGCTGGCGTGCCTGGCGCTCTGGGCGGGTTGCCAGACCCGTCGTGACGGGCACCCCGCCCGGCGAGGCTGGGTCGCCCTGGCTGGCGCGCTCGTCGGCATCGCGTTCCTCTTCAAGTACAACGCCGCGGCGTACGGTCTGGCCATGCTCGTCGGCGCGCTCGTGCTGGGCGGCGACGTACGTACGTCGACCGGAGAGCGGTTCCTGGCGCGCGCCTGGCCGCTCGCGGCGGGCTTCCTCGTGCCGGTTGCGGTCCTCGTCGCGGGCTTCGCGGCTGGTGGTGCGCTCGACGACCTGTATCACGCCACGATCACCTACAACCTGTTCTACTCGGGCGAGACCTACGGCGGCTGGCTGGCCTTCGTCACCTACCTGTTCACCTTCCCGGTCCGCCACGCGTGGCTCGACTCGTTCTGGTGGCTCGGTGGGCTCGGCGCCGCCGCGCTCGCGCTCGGCAGCGTCCGCGACCCGGCCCGGCTGGTCGTGCCGGCGTGGGTGGCCGCGGCGTGTCTCTCGATTGCGATCAACGGCGGACGGGGCCTGCCCCAGTACTTCGTGCAAGCGGGCCCGGCCCTCGCGCTGGCGGCCGGCCTCCTCCTCGCCGGCGCATGGCGGCACGCGGGCCCGCTCGGCCGCGCCATCCTCTGCGCGCTCGTCGCCGTCGGCCTGTGGCGCGTGACGCCGTTCGACAAGGCATTCGAGACGACCCGCCACGACCTCCGGATGACGCTCGGGCAGGTCTCCCGCGACGACTACCTCGCCCGGTTCGGCGACCTCGACGCCGGCGACAAGTACTCGGCGCTCGCCATGAAGCAGCTCGCCGACCACCTCCGGTCGGCGACGCGCCCGGACGACCACGTGCTGCTCTTCGGGTTCTCACCCGATGCGCTCGTGCAGGCGCGGCGACTGAGTGCCACGCGGTTCTTCTGGAGCCGTCCGGTCATCGTCGGGTTCGAGGCGGGACGAGCCGGCTACGGCGTGGAGGGCTTGCTCGCGGAGCTCGAGGCCACGCGTCCGCCGGTCGTCGTGCTGCAGGCGCGCGATTGGGACCCCGACGGCCCCGACTCGCTGACGTATTTCCTGGGCGAGCCGCGGCTCGCCGGGTGGCTCGGCGAGCACTACGCCCCTGCGCCGGCTCTCGGCCAGTTCAAGCTGTGGACGCGGCGGGTGGAGGCGGGGCCGTGA
- a CDS encoding glycosyltransferase family 39 protein: protein MTTRGFVTLLVAAAALAAALRLAFPLADPPWGPTVGIVWHDEGAWVHNARNRALFGEWRLDDWNPMYIAPVFSGLEYLSFSLFGVGLAQARLVSMLAGILSVVLLALAVTRLAGRRAGLVAAALLATNHLAVMYSRAALMEATMVAFLVAAWYCAVRAERQAWWALGASLCALLAYFTKASAVFFGLGLGLLAVLALVECWRRDRRIVGWGRTHEGRVALWTLAGLAAGAAIALLAFVVPNWSEYWFYNWQMSVTRKPSYTLRALADRVSWFPIVHDIFTRMWLITTVGIVWAAGAAWRWRERTFGERVLIAWLALGTLELVARDTGNERYFVYLVPALVAAAALALGRDGRLLPVAARDVPRSRALLALPVVLAMAYLVTGSVVRLAFLYEVRPGVRWAAGAAVLLTVLVYTRWQTVVRWLSDDPVGPRAATLLVALVLAGDLAQYGQWAASRTYWNYGAMRLVADRLPPDTLVHGKLANGLSLESRIRPVFVGQEFGNYDDRLHRDDIRYVLTYVRPRVGYEGRVITEVLDAYPRHRVLWTVPVAESAWGRDLAALIEKTPADTTGRAATDGRDRADH, encoded by the coding sequence GTGACGACCCGAGGCTTCGTGACGCTGCTCGTCGCGGCCGCCGCGCTCGCCGCCGCCCTTCGCCTGGCGTTTCCGCTCGCCGATCCACCGTGGGGCCCGACGGTGGGCATCGTCTGGCACGACGAAGGGGCCTGGGTGCACAACGCGCGCAACCGGGCGCTGTTTGGCGAGTGGCGGCTCGACGACTGGAACCCGATGTACATCGCGCCGGTCTTCTCCGGCCTCGAGTACCTGTCGTTCTCACTCTTCGGCGTGGGCCTCGCCCAGGCGCGCCTGGTGTCGATGCTGGCCGGCATCCTGTCGGTGGTGCTGCTCGCGCTGGCGGTGACACGCCTGGCCGGGCGCCGGGCGGGGCTCGTCGCGGCGGCCCTGCTCGCAACCAACCACCTCGCGGTCATGTACAGCCGCGCCGCGCTGATGGAAGCCACCATGGTCGCGTTCCTGGTGGCCGCCTGGTACTGCGCGGTGCGGGCCGAGCGCCAGGCGTGGTGGGCCCTCGGCGCCAGCCTGTGTGCACTGCTGGCGTACTTCACGAAAGCCTCGGCCGTCTTCTTCGGTCTCGGCCTCGGCCTGCTGGCCGTGCTGGCGCTCGTCGAGTGCTGGCGGCGCGACCGCCGGATCGTCGGGTGGGGCCGGACCCACGAGGGCCGCGTGGCGCTGTGGACCCTGGCTGGTCTCGCTGCCGGCGCGGCGATCGCCCTCCTGGCGTTCGTCGTCCCGAACTGGAGCGAGTACTGGTTCTACAACTGGCAGATGTCGGTGACACGCAAGCCCTCGTACACGTTGAGGGCGCTGGCCGACCGGGTGTCGTGGTTCCCCATCGTGCACGACATCTTCACCCGGATGTGGCTCATCACGACGGTGGGCATCGTCTGGGCGGCGGGCGCGGCCTGGCGGTGGCGCGAGCGGACCTTCGGCGAGCGTGTGCTGATTGCCTGGCTGGCGCTCGGCACGTTGGAGCTCGTCGCGCGCGACACCGGGAACGAGCGGTACTTCGTGTACCTGGTCCCCGCGCTCGTGGCCGCGGCCGCCCTCGCCCTCGGCCGCGACGGCCGGCTGCTGCCGGTCGCCGCCCGCGACGTCCCGCGGTCGCGCGCGCTGCTCGCGCTGCCTGTCGTCCTGGCGATGGCCTACCTCGTCACGGGGTCGGTGGTGCGGCTGGCCTTTCTCTACGAGGTGCGTCCAGGTGTGCGATGGGCGGCCGGGGCGGCCGTCCTGCTGACCGTGCTCGTCTACACCCGCTGGCAGACGGTGGTGCGGTGGCTGTCGGACGACCCGGTGGGGCCCCGGGCAGCGACACTGCTCGTGGCGCTCGTGCTCGCGGGCGACCTCGCCCAGTACGGGCAGTGGGCCGCCTCGCGGACGTACTGGAACTACGGCGCGATGCGCCTCGTCGCGGACCGGCTGCCCCCGGACACCCTCGTGCACGGCAAGCTCGCCAACGGCCTCTCGCTCGAGAGCCGGATTCGTCCGGTGTTCGTCGGCCAGGAGTTCGGCAACTACGACGACCGGCTTCACCGTGACGACATCCGCTACGTGTTGACCTATGTGCGGCCACGCGTGGGGTACGAGGGCCGGGTCATCACCGAGGTGCTCGACGCCTACCCCCGGCACAGGGTACTCTGGACCGTTCCCGTGGCCGAATCGGCCTGGGGACGCGACCTCGCGGCCCTCATCGAGAAGACCCCCGCGGACACGACGGGCCGAGCAGCCACGGACGGACGGGATCGTGCGGACCATTGA
- a CDS encoding methyltransferase domain-containing protein, which produces MRTIDEQAIKAHADRRFRSEYDYALFEYYRSAKVFAFLDRAGVRVEGRVLDAGCGGGGMPLSLADEATLVVGIDLVDRFADAGTRLADELGRPNLTFAQADGQALPFVDESFDAVLSHAVIEHVADAPRYLRECRRVLKPGGWMYLSTAPYLSFAGAHLPRLKVPVPLHLLLGRRVAFPTFVWLARHAPWALREPADENSFIKLARQDRVKHDDLLELVRVGRLRRQIAEAGFGVALEHLHVTSTFRRLPGPLPRWLRESPLTQDIVIGNMEYVLTR; this is translated from the coding sequence GTGCGGACCATTGACGAACAGGCCATCAAGGCGCACGCCGATCGACGATTCCGTTCGGAGTACGACTACGCGCTCTTCGAGTACTACCGCAGCGCCAAGGTGTTCGCGTTCCTCGACCGGGCCGGTGTGCGGGTCGAGGGACGGGTGCTCGACGCGGGCTGCGGTGGCGGCGGGATGCCGCTCTCGCTCGCCGACGAAGCGACGCTCGTCGTCGGCATCGATCTCGTCGACCGGTTCGCCGACGCCGGGACGCGCCTCGCGGACGAACTCGGCCGGCCGAATCTGACGTTTGCGCAAGCCGACGGCCAGGCACTGCCGTTTGTCGACGAGTCGTTCGACGCCGTGCTCTCGCACGCGGTGATCGAGCACGTCGCCGACGCGCCGCGGTACCTGCGAGAGTGCCGGCGGGTGCTGAAGCCTGGGGGCTGGATGTACCTGTCGACGGCCCCCTATCTCTCGTTCGCGGGCGCGCACCTTCCCCGCCTGAAGGTGCCGGTGCCGCTGCACCTGCTGCTCGGCCGGCGCGTGGCCTTCCCGACGTTCGTGTGGCTGGCCCGGCACGCGCCGTGGGCGTTGCGCGAGCCCGCCGACGAGAATTCGTTCATCAAGCTGGCGAGACAGGATCGGGTGAAGCACGACGACCTGCTCGAGCTCGTGCGCGTCGGCCGGCTCCGGCGCCAGATCGCCGAGGCGGGCTTCGGCGTCGCGCTCGAGCACCTGCACGTCACGAGCACGTTCCGGCGTCTGCCCGGTCCGCTGCCGCGGTGGCTGCGCGAGAGCCCGCTGACGCAGGACATCGTCATCGGTAACATGGAGTACGTCCTCACGCGGTGA
- a CDS encoding GNAT family N-acetyltransferase translates to MPVIDRLLPGDRAAVITLYRRVFGGDLADANDLRWDWQYARNPNNPSQGPQIWVAREGPAIVGQYATMPVRLWVRNQEVDASWGMDVMVAPERQRQGLGELLFHTWDAHVGASLGLGLSDSSSRLFRKLRWPTPGPVPCLVKPLSRRAFRRANWPTAVNRLVSAATLPVVKFVSRVRPLRVEVAVTREFGDGFTRLWDRVAPKFDFAVKRDAPYLHWKYLLPPHVRYLVAVAGGPDDPRGYVVYRHVVEPRGRVTLLVDFLCDPDDEATFVTLLGWVDREARSNDSDKIRGFAMHAGFRHLLKRSGYFEVKSTMEFVAKINAATVPEAFYRKTDRWHVTLGDSDQDR, encoded by the coding sequence ATGCCCGTCATCGATCGACTCCTGCCCGGCGATCGCGCAGCCGTCATCACGCTGTACCGGCGCGTGTTCGGCGGCGACCTGGCCGACGCCAACGACCTGCGCTGGGACTGGCAGTACGCCCGCAACCCCAACAACCCTTCGCAGGGGCCGCAGATCTGGGTGGCCCGCGAGGGCCCGGCCATCGTCGGCCAGTACGCGACGATGCCCGTGCGGCTGTGGGTGCGCAACCAGGAGGTGGACGCGTCGTGGGGCATGGACGTGATGGTGGCACCGGAGCGGCAGCGGCAGGGTCTCGGCGAGCTGCTGTTCCACACGTGGGACGCGCACGTGGGAGCCTCGCTCGGCCTCGGGCTGTCCGACTCGTCCTCGCGTCTGTTTCGGAAGCTCCGCTGGCCAACACCCGGGCCCGTGCCGTGCCTGGTGAAGCCGTTGTCGCGCCGGGCCTTCCGCCGGGCGAACTGGCCGACGGCGGTCAACCGCCTCGTGTCGGCCGCCACACTGCCCGTCGTGAAGTTCGTCTCGCGCGTCCGCCCGCTCCGCGTCGAGGTCGCCGTGACGCGGGAGTTCGGCGACGGCTTCACGCGCCTGTGGGACCGCGTGGCCCCGAAGTTCGACTTCGCCGTGAAGCGCGATGCGCCCTACCTGCACTGGAAGTACCTGTTGCCCCCGCACGTCCGGTATCTCGTGGCCGTGGCAGGCGGGCCGGACGACCCGCGCGGCTACGTCGTCTACCGGCACGTCGTCGAACCGCGCGGGCGCGTCACGCTGCTCGTCGACTTCCTGTGCGACCCCGACGACGAAGCCACGTTCGTGACGCTGCTCGGCTGGGTCGACCGCGAGGCGCGGTCGAACGACTCCGACAAGATCCGTGGCTTCGCCATGCACGCCGGGTTCCGCCACCTGCTGAAGCGCTCCGGGTATTTCGAGGTGAAGTCGACGATGGAGTTCGTCGCGAAGATCAACGCCGCGACCGTGCCCGAGGCGTTCTATCGCAAGACCGACCGTTGGCACGTGACGCTCGGCGACTCCGACCAGGACCGTTGA
- a CDS encoding glycosyltransferase: MRVCHITPHLPPDQAANALLPAHLGGWAREAGDLATYVAHPPRAGRADPLPGEVVWVAGRAPSGRPGWFRTLASLVEAARMARLARPLVGSADIVHVHSNGLLAEVGGLLARRLGKPTVLTLYGTEIWHYRRRRGLDLFTRLYRRASHVTFYSQGLLDRAREIGLDRAGLSVVYPPVADAFRPRGAEARRVLRVERGLPAGPLLVNVKRVHPLAGQRTLIEAMPQVMARHPDVHLRICGTGPLVDDLRGLAAQLGAGSHVTFAGLVDNLDVARDVAAADVFVLPSLLEAMPTVAVEALAAGTPVVSADHPGGLELHGLFGADVTLVPRERPDRLADALIMALDAPRRTSEATRDTVERLFRPAVVWSRFRAIYEEVLNRRTP; the protein is encoded by the coding sequence ATGCGCGTCTGCCACATCACCCCGCACCTGCCGCCCGACCAGGCCGCCAACGCCCTGCTGCCCGCACACCTCGGCGGCTGGGCGCGCGAGGCCGGCGACCTCGCCACCTACGTCGCGCACCCGCCCCGTGCCGGGCGGGCCGACCCGCTGCCCGGCGAGGTCGTGTGGGTGGCCGGCCGCGCCCCCTCCGGCCGGCCCGGTTGGTTCCGGACGCTCGCCTCGCTCGTCGAGGCCGCACGGATGGCCCGCCTGGCCCGACCGCTCGTTGGAAGTGCCGACATCGTACACGTCCACAGCAACGGGCTGCTGGCCGAGGTGGGCGGCCTGCTGGCCCGACGGCTCGGCAAGCCCACGGTGCTGACCCTGTACGGGACCGAGATCTGGCACTATCGCCGGCGCCGAGGCCTCGACCTGTTCACGCGGCTGTACCGCCGGGCGAGCCACGTGACCTTCTACAGCCAGGGCCTGCTCGATCGCGCGCGGGAGATTGGGCTCGATCGCGCCGGGCTCTCGGTCGTGTACCCGCCGGTCGCGGACGCCTTCCGGCCGCGCGGCGCGGAGGCCCGACGGGTCCTGCGCGTCGAACGAGGGCTGCCGGCAGGCCCGCTGCTCGTCAACGTCAAGCGGGTGCATCCCCTGGCGGGGCAGCGCACGCTCATCGAGGCCATGCCGCAGGTGATGGCGCGGCATCCCGACGTCCACTTGCGCATCTGCGGCACGGGGCCGCTCGTCGACGACCTGCGCGGGCTGGCGGCGCAGCTGGGAGCTGGCTCGCACGTGACGTTCGCGGGGCTCGTCGACAACCTCGACGTCGCGCGAGACGTCGCGGCGGCCGACGTGTTCGTGCTGCCGTCGTTGCTCGAAGCGATGCCCACCGTCGCGGTCGAGGCCCTCGCGGCCGGCACGCCCGTCGTCAGCGCGGACCACCCCGGCGGCCTCGAACTGCACGGACTCTTCGGCGCCGACGTGACGCTCGTGCCACGGGAACGTCCCGATCGGCTGGCCGACGCGCTCATCATGGCGCTCGATGCGCCACGCCGCACCTCGGAGGCGACCCGCGATACCGTGGAACGGCTGTTCCGCCCGGCGGTCGTCTGGTCGCGATTCCGCGCCATCTACGAAGAGGTCCTGAACCGCAGGACGCCGTGA
- a CDS encoding GatB/YqeY domain-containing protein: MSLLDTVTRDITDAMRAKDPIRLGALRLLKAALVNREVERGRPLDEAESLKVVASLVKQRRDSIEQFDAAGRTDLVEKERAELRVIERYQPPSATPDEIARLVDEAAVELGAASPKDMGRVMKAVMERLAGQTADGRLVSELVKKRLSG; the protein is encoded by the coding sequence ATGTCCCTGCTCGACACCGTGACCCGTGACATCACCGACGCCATGCGGGCGAAGGACCCGATCCGTCTCGGTGCGCTGCGATTGCTCAAGGCCGCGCTCGTCAACCGGGAGGTCGAGCGGGGCCGGCCGCTCGACGAGGCCGAGTCGCTGAAGGTCGTGGCGAGCCTCGTCAAGCAACGCCGCGACTCCATCGAGCAGTTCGACGCCGCCGGGCGCACCGATCTCGTCGAGAAGGAACGCGCGGAGCTGCGGGTCATCGAGCGGTACCAACCGCCGTCGGCGACCCCCGACGAGATCGCCCGCCTCGTGGACGAGGCGGCGGTCGAGCTCGGCGCGGCTTCGCCGAAGGACATGGGGCGCGTGATGAAGGCCGTGATGGAGCGTCTGGCCGGACAGACGGCCGACGGCCGTCTCGTGAGTGAGCTCGTGAAGAAGCGACTCAGCGGATGA
- the murJ gene encoding murein biosynthesis integral membrane protein MurJ, with the protein MTVPSEPLAGGAREAPGGDVDRPAAGSGRLARSAGLIGIATMASRVLGLARDALFATLFGAGDHMDAFKVAFRIPNLVRDLFAEGAMSAAFVPTFTRRLTQQGRAEAWRLGNLVVSMLVVVTAIVGLLGVVFAEPLTRLFASSYADVPGKLELTVALTRVMFPFLTLVAIAVAFMGMLNSLRHFFVPALSPAMFNVGAIFSALAVVPLMPLVGWPPMMGLAIGTLLGGLLQIVVQWPTLRGEGFRFRFAFAPRDPGLREVLVLMVPGTVGLAAVQVNVFVNTVLATGEGTGAVSWLDFAFRLMYLPIGLFGVSIATAAVPTISSYAARADLAGMRATVSSGLRMMLMLNVPATVGLIALATPIVALIYERGRFTPEDTAATAAALMFYAPGLVGYSAVKIASPTFYALRDSRTPVAVSVLSMVANIVLNLALVRVLGYRGLALGTALSAILNAGVLLWLLGRRIDGLDGRRVLVALVKISFASAVMAAAAVAALHGVRHVAGDAGFVARALQVGGAIGTGLVVLASMARLLRIAEFEEAVGRVAGRFAHLRRP; encoded by the coding sequence ATGACCGTGCCGTCGGAGCCGCTGGCCGGGGGCGCTCGCGAGGCCCCGGGCGGAGACGTCGACCGGCCCGCCGCAGGGTCGGGCCGACTCGCACGGTCGGCCGGGCTCATCGGCATCGCCACCATGGCGAGTCGCGTCCTCGGCCTGGCACGCGACGCCCTCTTCGCCACGCTCTTCGGCGCCGGCGACCACATGGACGCGTTCAAGGTCGCCTTCCGAATCCCCAACCTGGTGCGCGACCTCTTCGCCGAAGGCGCGATGAGCGCCGCGTTCGTGCCCACGTTCACGCGACGGCTGACCCAGCAGGGCCGGGCCGAGGCCTGGCGCCTCGGCAACCTCGTCGTCAGCATGCTCGTCGTGGTCACGGCCATTGTCGGACTGCTCGGCGTGGTGTTCGCCGAGCCGCTCACGCGCCTCTTCGCGTCGAGTTATGCCGACGTTCCCGGCAAGCTCGAGCTGACCGTGGCCCTGACCCGCGTCATGTTCCCCTTCCTCACGCTGGTCGCCATCGCGGTCGCCTTCATGGGGATGCTGAACTCGCTCCGCCACTTCTTCGTCCCGGCGTTGTCGCCCGCGATGTTCAACGTGGGCGCCATCTTCTCCGCCCTCGCCGTCGTGCCGCTCATGCCGCTCGTCGGATGGCCCCCGATGATGGGCCTGGCCATCGGCACGCTGCTCGGCGGCCTCCTGCAGATCGTCGTCCAGTGGCCGACACTGCGGGGCGAGGGCTTCCGGTTTCGCTTCGCGTTCGCGCCCCGGGATCCCGGGCTGCGCGAAGTGCTCGTGCTGATGGTGCCCGGCACGGTCGGGCTCGCGGCCGTGCAGGTGAACGTCTTCGTCAACACCGTGCTGGCCACCGGCGAGGGCACCGGGGCGGTGTCGTGGCTCGACTTCGCGTTCCGGCTGATGTACCTCCCGATCGGCCTCTTCGGCGTCTCGATCGCGACGGCGGCCGTGCCGACGATCTCGTCGTACGCGGCCCGGGCCGACCTGGCAGGCATGCGCGCGACGGTGTCGAGCGGTCTGCGCATGATGCTCATGCTGAACGTGCCGGCCACCGTCGGCCTGATCGCGCTCGCCACGCCGATTGTCGCGTTGATCTACGAACGCGGGCGGTTCACCCCAGAGGACACCGCCGCGACGGCCGCCGCGCTGATGTTCTACGCGCCCGGCCTGGTCGGCTACTCCGCGGTGAAGATCGCCTCGCCGACCTTCTACGCGCTGCGCGACAGCCGGACGCCGGTGGCCGTCAGCGTGCTCTCGATGGTGGCCAATATCGTGCTGAACCTCGCGCTCGTCCGCGTGCTCGGCTACCGAGGCCTCGCGCTCGGCACGGCGCTCTCGGCCATCCTGAACGCCGGCGTGCTGCTGTGGCTGCTCGGCCGGCGGATCGACGGGCTCGACGGGCGTCGCGTGCTCGTCGCGCTGGTCAAGATCTCGTTTGCGTCCGCGGTGATGGCGGCGGCCGCGGTGGCCGCCTTGCACGGCGTGCGCCACGTCGCCGGCGACGCCGGGTTCGTGGCCCGCGCGCTGCAGGTCGGCGGGGCCATCGGCACCGGCCTCGTCGTGCTCGCGTCAATGGCGCGCCTGCTCAGGATCGCCGAGTTCGAAGAGGCCGTCGGCCGCGTGGCGGGGCGATTCGCCCACTTGCGACGCCCGTGA
- a CDS encoding MFS transporter: MMHTPADPTTGAAEAPHVATPSKPVLGLHPVIPLVTTAHFAVDSYTNIYAPLLPVLIPHLGMTLATAGVLAMVFQLASSVAQLGFGAMADRSSPRLLVLGGPAVAAAFLSLIGLAPSVWALAAMLVLGGLGSAAFHPPAAMLAHRFGGRRRGLAMSVYITGGTLGFAGGPLVATQVVERFGLDATPWMAVPGLVLVALLVRRVPAIPPPPRGATSGWRPLRPYARPLGLLWAIVVLRTITSSAFVLFAPVLLTGRGMSVAQAGIAVACYLFASGVGGFLGGPAADRFGARRVILWSLLVSAPLLVAAPLAEGGWFLVLATAGGFCLQSTLPVNVTFGQAIAPVSAGMVSSLMMGVAWGTGSMAVPLVGAAGDAFGVAPVLSAVGLLPLVGALLARPLPTSGLADS; the protein is encoded by the coding sequence GTGATGCACACGCCCGCCGATCCGACGACCGGCGCCGCCGAGGCGCCACACGTGGCGACGCCCTCGAAGCCCGTCCTCGGGCTCCATCCGGTCATCCCGCTCGTGACGACCGCGCACTTCGCGGTCGACAGCTACACCAACATCTACGCACCGCTGCTGCCCGTCCTCATCCCGCACCTCGGGATGACGCTTGCGACCGCCGGCGTGCTGGCCATGGTCTTCCAGCTCGCGTCGTCGGTCGCGCAGCTCGGCTTCGGCGCCATGGCCGATCGCTCGAGCCCGCGGCTGCTCGTGCTCGGCGGCCCGGCCGTCGCCGCGGCGTTTCTCAGCCTGATCGGACTCGCGCCGTCGGTGTGGGCGCTCGCGGCGATGCTGGTGCTCGGAGGGCTGGGGTCGGCGGCGTTCCACCCGCCGGCGGCGATGCTCGCGCACCGGTTCGGCGGGCGCCGGCGGGGCCTGGCCATGTCGGTCTACATCACCGGCGGGACGCTCGGGTTCGCCGGTGGCCCGCTCGTCGCCACGCAGGTCGTCGAGCGATTCGGCCTCGACGCGACACCGTGGATGGCCGTGCCCGGTCTCGTGCTCGTCGCGCTGCTCGTGCGGCGCGTGCCCGCGATTCCTCCACCGCCGAGAGGCGCGACATCGGGCTGGCGGCCGCTCAGGCCGTATGCCCGGCCGCTCGGTCTGCTGTGGGCCATCGTCGTGCTGCGCACGATCACGTCGAGCGCGTTCGTCCTCTTCGCGCCGGTGCTGCTGACAGGACGAGGGATGTCGGTCGCCCAGGCGGGCATCGCCGTGGCCTGCTACCTGTTCGCCAGCGGGGTTGGAGGGTTCCTTGGCGGTCCGGCGGCCGATCGGTTCGGTGCCCGCCGGGTGATCCTGTGGTCGCTGCTGGTGTCGGCGCCGCTGCTCGTCGCGGCGCCGCTGGCCGAGGGGGGGTGGTTTCTCGTGCTGGCGACGGCCGGCGGTTTCTGCCTGCAGTCGACCCTGCCCGTGAACGTCACCTTCGGGCAGGCCATTGCCCCGGTGAGCGCGGGCATGGTCTCGTCGCTGATGATGGGCGTCGCCTGGGGTACCGGCAGCATGGCCGTTCCGCTCGTCGGGGCCGCCGGCGACGCCTTTGGCGTCGCGCCGGTGCTGTCGGCAGTCGGCCTCCTCCCGCTCGTCGGCGCGCTGCTCGCCCGGCCACTGCCAACGAGCGGGCTGGCCGACAGCTGA